In a single window of the Phocoena sinus isolate mPhoSin1 chromosome 7, mPhoSin1.pri, whole genome shotgun sequence genome:
- the LOC116756962 gene encoding LOW QUALITY PROTEIN: WASH complex subunit 3-like (The sequence of the model RefSeq protein was modified relative to this genomic sequence to represent the inferred CDS: inserted 2 bases in 1 codon) yields the protein MDEDGLPLMGSGIDLTKVPAVQQNRTVAFLNQFVLHSVQFLNRFSTVCEEKLADLSLCIQQIETTLNILDANLSSIPGLDDVTFEVSPVSVTRITNETHSETTSEQSQQNSLQDSGPQESEVTPENILTVAKDLRYARYLKMXVGIPVMAVRNKMISEGLDPDLLERPDAPVPDGEGEKTIGESSDSKSSFSD from the exons ATGGATGAGGATGGGCTTCCTCTCATGGGGTCAGGCATAGACCTGACTAAGGTGCCAGCTGTTCAACAGAACAGAACGGTGGCATTTCTAAACCAATTTGTGCTACACAGTGTACAGTTTCTCAACCGATTTTCTACAGTTTGTGAGGAGAAACTGGCAGACCTTTCTCTTTGTATCCAGCAAATTGAAACAACTCTCAATATTTTAGATGCAAACTTGTCATCTATCCCAGGGCTAGATGATGTCACGTTTGAAGTATCTCCTGTAAGTGTCACTAGGATCACAAATGAAACACATTCTGAAACCACTTCAGAGCAATCACAGCAGAACAGTTTACAAGACTCTGGACCACAGGAAAGTGAAGTAACACCAGAAAATATCTTAACTGTAGCCAAGGATCTAAGATATGCCAGATATCTCAAAAT GGTGGGTATTCCAGTGATGGCAGTAAGAAACAAAATGATATCGGAAGGACTAGACCCAGATCTTCTAGAGAGGCCAGATGCTCCAGTGCCTGATGGTGAAGGTGAAAAAACTATAGGAGAAAGTTCAGACAGCAAATCTTCTTTTAGTGACTAA